The following proteins are co-located in the Phyllostomus discolor isolate MPI-MPIP mPhyDis1 chromosome 1, mPhyDis1.pri.v3, whole genome shotgun sequence genome:
- the LOC114490368 gene encoding olfactory receptor 11G2-like, with the protein MKSPGRSNHSDPVSVFILLGFPCTWETQIFLFSLFSVTYVLTLIGNLCIICSVWWDRCLHTPMYVLLANFSFLEIWYVTSTVPNMLANFLSETSTISFSGCFLQFYFFFSMGTTETFLLSAMAFDRYLAICRPLHYPTVMTVERCIRTGACCWVCGFSCFLLPVYLISQLPFCGPNTIDHFLCDPGPLIKLSCVPAPAIEITCGILNSVLIFATFFFITGSYTLVIRAVLKVPTAEGRHKAFSTCGSHMAVVSLFYGSIMVMYVSPTADNLAGVHKIVTLFYSVLTPLFNPLIYSLRNKEMNKALRKLLTSVRFGQRQPLKN; encoded by the coding sequence atgaaaagcccaGGAAGGAGTAATCACTCTGACCCTGTGAGTGTATTCATTCTTCTTGGATTTCCTTGTACCTGGGAGACTCAGATCTTCCTCTTCTCACTCTTCTCTGTGACCTATGTCCTGACACTCATCGGAAACCTCTGCATTATCTGTTCAGTGTGGTGGGACCGCTGTCTGCACACACCCATGTATGTCCTGCTGGCCAATTTTTCCTTCCTGGAGATCTGGTATGTCACTTCTACTGTCCCCAACATGCTAGCCAACTTTCTCTCGGAGACCAGCACTATCTCCTTCTCTGGCTGCTTCCTCcagttctatttcttcttctccatGGGCACCACTGAGACCTTCCTCCTGTCTGCCATGGCCTTCGACAGGTACCTTGCTATCTGCAGGCCCCTGCACTACCCCACTGTCATGACAGTAGAACGCTGCATCCGAACTGGAGCCTGCTGCTGGGTGTGTGGCttctcctgctttctcctcccagtttatctcaTCTCCCAGCTTCCTTTTTGTGGCCCCAATACTATTGATCATTTTTTATGTGACCCAGGACCCCTTATAAAGTTGTCCTGTGTGCCAGCTCCTGCCATTGAGATCACCTGTGGCATCTTAAACTCGGTCCTCATTTTCGCCACCTTTTTCTTCATTACTGGCTCCTACACCCTGGTGATCAGAGCTGTGCTGAAGGTCCCCACAGCAGAAGGCCGGCATaaagccttctctacctgtgGCTCCCACATGGCCGTAGTGTCCCTGTTCTATGGTTCTATCATGGTGATGTATGTGAGCCCAACAGCAGACAATCTAGCAGGGGTTCATAAAATtgtgactttattttattctgtgttaACTCCACTTTTTAATCCCTTGATCTACAGCCTCCGGAATAAGGAGATGAATAAGGCCCTGAGAAAACTGCTGACTAGTGTGAGATTTGGTCAAAGGCAGCCTCTCAAGAACTAG